One genomic region from Sulfurimonas sp. encodes:
- a CDS encoding nickel-dependent hydrogenase large subunit, with amino-acid sequence MKKIVIDPITRIEGHLRAEVEVDKDGVVQDAFVSGQLFRGIEIILKNRDPRDAGLLAGRICGVCTNSHFRAAVSCVEDAYSLKLPKNAEIIRDLMAMALFIQDHVVHFYQLHSLDFVDITTALKADAKLTSKEARKYHEKPFRNSHSHYEAVLDKLAKFVEAGKLGPFANAYWGHSAYKLTPEQNLIMISHYFEALKFQTKISRAVAIFGGKTPHPQSIVVGGITSVADMLNPQRLNDYLFIIKEAKEFIDRAYLPDAKLLAIAYRDEIKVADGRANGNFLSVGGYEFDDKSLFCSGVIYNHDFEDISEFDESKISEEIDRAWYKNKALDNEVEYTDVNEDGSLKTAKNDDKYSWIKAPRYDEKVMETGPLARVIISYKKDNILIKSFVDEFLESTDLELMDLSSTVGRNAARAIETTYICEYIFKLVSRLIQNIKYYDTDTWVKFDFDSLKKEAKGRAFFEVPRGMLSHFVNIKDAKIENFSVIAPTTWNATPKNFDGVRGAYEEALVGLKIQDTSKPLEVLRVLHSFDPCLACAVHVMNIDTDMQAHKI; translated from the coding sequence ATGAAAAAAATAGTTATAGACCCAATAACAAGAATAGAAGGTCATCTAAGAGCTGAAGTAGAAGTTGATAAAGATGGCGTAGTTCAAGATGCTTTTGTAAGTGGACAACTTTTTCGTGGCATTGAGATTATTTTAAAAAATCGTGACCCTAGAGATGCAGGACTATTAGCAGGAAGGATATGTGGTGTTTGTACAAACTCTCATTTTCGTGCGGCTGTTAGTTGTGTTGAAGATGCTTACTCTTTAAAGCTTCCTAAAAATGCCGAGATTATTCGTGATTTAATGGCGATGGCTCTTTTTATTCAAGACCATGTTGTTCATTTTTATCAACTTCATTCATTAGACTTTGTAGATATAACGACAGCCCTAAAAGCAGATGCAAAACTAACTTCAAAAGAAGCGCGCAAGTATCATGAAAAACCTTTTAGAAATTCGCATTCGCATTATGAGGCTGTTTTAGATAAGTTGGCAAAATTTGTAGAAGCTGGAAAACTTGGACCATTTGCAAATGCGTATTGGGGGCATAGTGCTTATAAACTAACTCCTGAACAAAACCTTATTATGATTTCTCATTATTTTGAAGCTTTAAAATTTCAAACGAAAATCAGTAGGGCAGTAGCTATTTTTGGTGGAAAAACACCACACCCTCAAAGTATTGTTGTTGGAGGGATTACAAGTGTTGCAGATATGTTAAACCCGCAAAGACTTAATGATTATCTATTTATAATTAAAGAAGCTAAGGAGTTTATAGATAGAGCGTATTTACCAGATGCTAAACTTTTAGCTATTGCTTATAGAGATGAGATAAAAGTAGCAGACGGTAGAGCAAATGGTAATTTTTTATCTGTTGGTGGTTATGAATTTGATGATAAAAGTTTATTTTGTTCTGGTGTAATTTATAATCATGATTTTGAAGATATTTCAGAGTTTGATGAAAGTAAGATAAGCGAAGAGATAGACAGAGCTTGGTATAAAAATAAAGCTCTTGACAACGAAGTAGAATATACTGATGTAAATGAAGACGGCTCTTTAAAAACTGCTAAAAATGATGATAAATATTCATGGATAAAAGCTCCTAGATATGACGAGAAAGTAATGGAAACAGGACCTTTGGCAAGAGTAATTATCAGCTATAAAAAAGACAATATTCTTATAAAATCTTTTGTAGATGAGTTTTTAGAATCTACGGACTTAGAACTTATGGATTTGTCTTCTACTGTTGGAAGAAATGCTGCTAGGGCAATTGAGACGACTTATATTTGTGAGTATATTTTTAAATTGGTTTCAAGGTTAATACAAAATATAAAATATTATGACACAGATACTTGGGTGAAGTTTGATTTTGACTCTCTAAAAAAAGAGGCAAAAGGAAGAGCATTTTTTGAAGTGCCAAGAGGTATGCTTAGTCATTTTGTAAATATAAAAGATGCAAAGATAGAAAACTTCTCAGTAATTGCTCCAACAACATGGAACGCAACTCCTAAAAACTTTGATGGAGTTAGAGGAGCTTATGAGGAAGCTTTGGTTGGCTTAAAGATACAAGACACTTCCAAGCCACTAGAGGTTTTAAGAGTTCTTCACTCATTTGACCCATGTTTAGCATGTGCCGTTCATGTTATGAATATAGATACGGATATGCAAGCACATAAAATCTAA
- the mraY gene encoding phospho-N-acetylmuramoyl-pentapeptide-transferase has translation MLYFLHDILDIHILGYITIRAGISFFIALFFTLFLLPRFIKWAQRTSSVQPINELAPESHQQKAKTPTMGGIVFIGSTIVASLFTIKFSNPYALGAILTLILFALIGFQDDFAKIKKSQNLAGLKARTKLALQILASLIVTSFLCIFSDFNTELYLPFIKMPILDMGIYSIAFWSLVIISTSNAVNLTDGLDGLATVPSLAALSSFSIIIYITGNATISSYLLMPHFNVGEVAVVASALMGALTGFLWYNCHPAEVFMGDSGSLTIGAFLGYLAIISKSEILLLLIGSIFVIETVSVILQVGSYKLRKKRVFLMAPIHHHFEMKKWTENKIIVRFWIISILSNLIALISLKIR, from the coding sequence TTGTTATACTTTCTTCACGACATTTTAGACATTCATATACTTGGGTATATCACTATTAGAGCAGGAATTTCATTTTTTATTGCTCTGTTTTTTACACTTTTTTTACTTCCTCGTTTTATAAAATGGGCGCAAAGAACTTCAAGCGTACAGCCTATTAACGAGTTGGCACCAGAGTCGCATCAACAAAAAGCAAAGACTCCAACTATGGGTGGTATTGTCTTTATTGGCTCTACTATAGTCGCTTCACTTTTTACTATTAAATTTTCAAATCCTTATGCACTTGGAGCCATTTTAACTCTTATACTTTTTGCCCTTATTGGTTTTCAAGATGACTTTGCAAAGATTAAAAAAAGCCAAAATCTAGCTGGACTAAAAGCAAGAACAAAATTAGCACTTCAAATACTAGCGTCCCTAATTGTTACATCTTTTTTATGTATTTTTTCAGATTTTAACACTGAGCTATATCTTCCCTTTATCAAAATGCCTATTCTTGACATGGGAATCTACTCTATTGCTTTTTGGTCCTTAGTAATCATATCAACTTCAAATGCAGTAAATTTAACAGATGGACTAGATGGCTTAGCAACAGTTCCTTCTTTAGCGGCACTCAGTTCTTTTAGCATTATTATCTACATTACAGGAAATGCAACTATCTCATCTTATCTTTTGATGCCACATTTTAATGTTGGAGAAGTTGCAGTAGTTGCTAGTGCTTTGATGGGAGCTTTAACTGGCTTTTTATGGTATAACTGTCACCCTGCGGAAGTTTTTATGGGAGATAGTGGTTCTCTTACTATCGGTGCTTTTCTTGGTTATCTTGCCATCATATCAAAAAGTGAGATTTTACTACTTCTTATTGGCTCCATTTTTGTGATAGAAACTGTTTCTGTAATTTTACAAGTCGGAAGTTATAAGCTTCGTAAAAAAAGAGTCTTTTTAATGGCTCCAATACATCACCACTTTGAGATGAAAAAGTGGACGGAAAATAAAATCATTGTAAGATTTTGGATTATATCTATTCTTTCAAACCTTATAGCTCTCATAAGTCTAAAGATTCGTTAG
- a CDS encoding YaiI/YqxD family protein, with protein MINIYVDGDAFPNLLKPILYRAIQRLKIYTYVIANKKIDIGKSDFISYLIVDAGADEADDKIVEMLKVGDLVITADIPLADRVITKNAHAIDHRGELYSIDNIKQYLAMRDLMAQIRDSGELTKGPKPFNTKDAQQFANQLNSFLSKLNKTKHE; from the coding sequence ATGATTAATATATATGTAGATGGCGATGCTTTCCCAAATCTTTTAAAGCCGATTTTATATCGAGCCATTCAAAGACTAAAAATATATACTTATGTTATAGCTAATAAAAAAATAGATATTGGTAAAAGTGATTTTATAAGTTACCTGATAGTAGATGCAGGAGCTGACGAGGCGGATGATAAAATAGTAGAGATGCTAAAAGTTGGTGATTTAGTAATTACTGCGGATATTCCACTTGCAGATAGAGTTATCACAAAAAATGCTCATGCTATAGACCATAGAGGTGAACTATATAGTATAGACAATATAAAGCAATACCTTGCCATGAGAGATTTGATGGCGCAGATAAGAGATAGTGGAGAGCTTACAAAAGGACCAAAACCATTTAACACAAAAGATGCACAACAGTTTGCAAATCAATTAAACTCTTTTTTAAGCAAATTAAATAAGACTAAACATGAGTGA
- the murD gene encoding UDP-N-acetylmuramoyl-L-alanine--D-glutamate ligase, which produces MQKISLFGYGKTTKAIAKVAKNAVFYDDKCTKPFRDENGFKVNPASEFNAKYSSLEIPSPGIAPSNALIQKAKNLISEYDYFKDTPPLKIWISGTNGKTTTTQMMQHLLKDKGSQAGGNIGTPLAELSLDAKVWILETSSFTMHYTNEASPNIYVLLPINPDHLSWHGSMKEYEDAKLKPLLTMQEGEIAIVPHKYKDIQTNAHIISYEDESSLAQYFDIDMKKVNFKGAFLADALLAMAVDKILFDRVNYTKINSFELDPHRQEELKDSKNRLWINDTKATNIDATIAALARYKNSSIHLILGGDDKGVELNELFEYLKNIDICIYTIGSNKDKLFSLGNKYKINSKLCSNLLDAISKIDKNLKIDEVALLSPAASSLDEFSSYAQRGDEFKQAVKDIS; this is translated from the coding sequence ATGCAAAAAATCTCTCTCTTTGGCTATGGAAAAACTACAAAGGCCATCGCAAAAGTAGCAAAAAATGCTGTTTTTTATGATGACAAATGCACTAAACCTTTTCGTGATGAAAATGGTTTTAAAGTAAATCCAGCTAGTGAGTTTAATGCAAAATACTCTTCACTTGAAATTCCCTCACCTGGTATTGCTCCTTCAAACGCACTTATACAAAAAGCTAAAAATCTTATAAGTGAATATGACTACTTTAAAGATACTCCACCTCTTAAAATCTGGATAAGTGGAACAAACGGTAAAACAACTACCACGCAGATGATGCAACATCTTTTAAAAGACAAAGGTTCACAAGCAGGTGGGAATATTGGAACTCCTTTAGCTGAGTTAAGTCTAGATGCTAAAGTATGGATATTAGAAACTAGTTCTTTTACCATGCACTACACAAATGAAGCGAGTCCAAATATATATGTTTTACTTCCTATCAACCCTGACCACTTAAGTTGGCATGGAAGCATGAAAGAATACGAAGATGCTAAGTTAAAACCACTTTTAACAATGCAAGAAGGCGAAATTGCAATAGTTCCACATAAATATAAAGACATTCAAACAAACGCTCATATCATAAGCTATGAAGATGAAAGTTCTTTAGCACAGTATTTTGATATAGATATGAAAAAAGTTAACTTTAAAGGTGCTTTTTTAGCAGATGCGCTTCTAGCAATGGCAGTCGATAAGATACTTTTTGATAGAGTAAACTATACAAAGATAAATTCTTTTGAACTTGACCCACATAGACAAGAGGAGCTAAAAGACTCCAAAAATCGCTTATGGATAAATGATACAAAAGCAACAAATATAGATGCAACCATAGCCGCACTAGCTAGATATAAGAACTCATCAATTCATCTTATTTTAGGTGGAGATGACAAAGGTGTTGAGCTTAATGAACTTTTTGAATATCTAAAAAATATAGATATTTGCATCTATACTATTGGCTCAAATAAAGATAAACTTTTCTCTCTTGGCAACAAATATAAAATTAACTCAAAACTATGCTCAAACCTCCTAGATGCTATATCTAAAATAGATAAAAATTTAAAAATAGATGAAGTCGCTCTACTCTCTCCAGCAGCTTCTAGCCTTGATGAATTTAGCTCTTATGCACAGCGCGGTGATGAGTTCAAACAAGCTGTTAAAGATATAAGCTAA
- a CDS encoding FAD-dependent oxidoreductase, which yields MNMNRRDALKIGAVSVVAAATALSVTGCGKAEAAPAAANSNASSSKNILGKHQVVVIGGGFGGLTVAKNLKKKDKNIDVLVIEKNDTFMSCPFSNTYLGELKDINLGTFIHDYAQPVQKYGYSMLRSEVVSIDAKAKEVTTAHGTVGYDILVLSPGIDYNYEQQFPTFSKDKIAQIQRTAPGALIPGSEHVILKRSLSDMEDGNVIITVPSGKFRCPPAPFERACMIATYMKKEDIQGKVIILNPSAKIAKGAAFKEAWNDLYGDRIVHMDNCKIDDVDVDGKTISFTQQVATGKKDEDGLAITKAIKKSEKYEVLNLIPNNKSNAVVAMSGVATTQDSFGKVLMNGCSFRTKSDENIYAVGDVVGHGIPPSGQTAVWAGKQCADEIVHRIQKKSFTLAVKSKSVTAGNVCYSMVSDNPEEAIMVTHDFSWTGKIIKGKGHVPKAPSGKFRSTGTAKATHDWYNGVMRDLFS from the coding sequence ATGAATATGAATCGTAGAGATGCACTAAAGATAGGTGCAGTTAGCGTTGTTGCGGCAGCAACAGCTTTAAGTGTAACAGGATGTGGTAAAGCTGAGGCTGCTCCAGCGGCGGCAAACTCAAATGCAAGTTCTAGTAAAAATATTCTTGGTAAACATCAAGTAGTAGTTATTGGTGGTGGTTTTGGTGGTTTAACAGTTGCCAAAAACTTAAAGAAAAAAGATAAGAATATTGATGTTCTTGTAATAGAAAAAAATGACACATTTATGTCTTGTCCATTTTCAAATACATATTTAGGTGAATTAAAAGATATTAACTTAGGTACTTTTATACATGATTATGCTCAGCCAGTTCAAAAGTATGGTTATAGTATGTTGCGTTCTGAAGTTGTTAGTATAGATGCTAAAGCAAAAGAAGTTACAACTGCACATGGTACAGTTGGGTATGATATCTTAGTTCTTTCTCCTGGTATTGATTACAATTATGAACAACAATTTCCAACATTCTCAAAAGATAAAATCGCTCAAATCCAAAGAACTGCGCCAGGTGCTTTGATTCCAGGTAGTGAACATGTTATTTTAAAAAGAAGTTTATCTGATATGGAAGATGGTAATGTCATTATCACAGTTCCATCAGGAAAATTCCGTTGTCCTCCTGCTCCTTTTGAGAGAGCTTGTATGATAGCTACTTATATGAAAAAAGAAGACATTCAAGGTAAAGTAATTATTCTTAACCCTAGTGCTAAAATAGCAAAAGGTGCTGCATTTAAAGAAGCATGGAATGACTTATATGGTGATAGAATAGTGCATATGGATAATTGTAAAATTGATGATGTTGATGTTGATGGTAAAACTATCTCTTTCACGCAACAAGTTGCAACTGGTAAAAAAGATGAAGATGGACTAGCAATCACTAAAGCTATTAAAAAATCTGAAAAGTATGAAGTTCTTAACCTTATCCCTAACAACAAGTCAAATGCTGTTGTAGCTATGTCAGGTGTGGCAACTACACAAGATTCATTTGGTAAAGTTCTTATGAATGGTTGTTCTTTTAGAACAAAATCAGATGAAAATATTTATGCTGTTGGTGATGTTGTAGGTCATGGTATTCCACCAAGTGGTCAAACTGCTGTATGGGCAGGTAAACAGTGTGCAGATGAAATCGTTCATAGAATTCAGAAAAAATCATTTACTTTAGCTGTTAAATCTAAATCAGTTACTGCTGGTAATGTTTGTTACTCAATGGTAAGTGATAATCCAGAGGAAGCTATTATGGTTACACATGATTTCTCATGGACAGGAAAAATCATTAAAGGTAAAGGTCATGTACCTAAAGCTCCAAGTGGAAAATTCCGTTCAACAGGAACTGCTAAAGCTACTCATGATTGGTACAATGGAGTTATGAGAGATTTATTTAGTTAA
- the gpmI gene encoding 2,3-bisphosphoglycerate-independent phosphoglycerate mutase, with protein MSKKAILVITDGIGFSSKTKHNAFYNATKPTYDKLFDETPHSLVDTSGLSVGLPEGQMGNSEVGHMSIGSGRVLYQDLVKISLAISENTLEKNEILKNLLNSSQTLHLIGLMSDGGVHSHIDHFMEIAKIAEKNGKKVFLHLITDGRDVSPTSAQKYLRIVEKHLSENIQIATMSGRFYAMDRDNRWTRLQRAYEAIVEATPKTDFEPAGYIGSSYALGETDEFVEPTAFEGYDGLKEGDSVLTINFRSDRMRELVTALGSASFSHFTRKILNINLATMTEYDKSFSYPVLFLKIAPKNTLAEVISANGLKQLHTAETEKYAHVTFFLNGGIDEPYANETRVLIPSPDVKTYDEKPQMSAQEVGEAVLDAMNEAYDFVVVNFANGDMVGHTGDEEAAKVAVNTVDTELGKIIQKAKENDYAVVITSDHGNCEEMKDDDGNVLTNHTVGKVWCFVIADGVTKVKEGALNNIAPTVLKLMDIKIPSEMDSSLI; from the coding sequence TTGAGTAAAAAAGCCATTTTAGTTATAACAGATGGGATAGGTTTTAGTTCTAAAACAAAGCATAATGCTTTTTATAATGCAACTAAACCTACATACGATAAATTATTTGATGAAACACCTCATTCTCTTGTTGATACTTCTGGTTTAAGTGTTGGCTTACCAGAAGGTCAAATGGGCAACTCTGAAGTTGGACATATGAGCATAGGAAGTGGGCGTGTTTTATACCAAGATTTAGTAAAAATTTCATTGGCTATTAGTGAGAATACACTTGAAAAAAATGAAATACTTAAAAATCTTTTAAACTCTTCACAAACACTACATCTTATAGGTCTTATGAGCGATGGTGGAGTTCACTCTCACATAGACCATTTTATGGAAATCGCCAAGATTGCTGAGAAAAATGGAAAAAAAGTTTTTTTGCATCTAATCACAGATGGACGAGATGTTTCTCCAACTTCTGCTCAAAAATACTTACGAATCGTTGAGAAACATTTAAGTGAAAATATTCAAATAGCAACTATGTCTGGTCGTTTTTATGCGATGGATAGAGATAATCGTTGGACAAGACTTCAAAGAGCGTATGAAGCCATTGTAGAAGCAACTCCTAAAACAGACTTTGAGCCAGCTGGTTATATAGGTTCATCATATGCTCTTGGTGAAACTGATGAGTTTGTAGAACCAACTGCTTTTGAAGGGTATGACGGACTTAAAGAAGGGGACAGCGTTTTAACTATTAACTTTAGAAGTGATAGAATGAGAGAGTTAGTTACAGCTTTAGGAAGTGCTAGTTTTTCACATTTTACAAGAAAAATACTAAATATAAATCTAGCAACAATGACAGAGTATGATAAAAGTTTTTCATATCCTGTTTTATTTTTAAAAATTGCTCCTAAAAATACCTTAGCTGAAGTTATCTCAGCAAATGGACTAAAGCAACTTCACACAGCAGAAACAGAAAAATATGCTCATGTAACTTTCTTTTTAAATGGTGGGATTGATGAACCGTATGCAAATGAAACTAGAGTTTTAATACCTTCTCCTGATGTAAAGACTTATGATGAAAAACCACAAATGAGTGCACAAGAAGTGGGGGAAGCTGTTTTAGATGCAATGAATGAAGCTTATGACTTTGTAGTTGTGAATTTTGCAAATGGAGATATGGTAGGTCATACAGGTGATGAAGAAGCGGCAAAAGTAGCTGTTAATACTGTGGATACAGAACTTGGAAAAATCATCCAAAAAGCAAAAGAAAATGATTATGCTGTTGTAATTACCTCTGATCATGGAAATTGTGAAGAGATGAAAGATGATGATGGTAATGTTTTAACAAATCATACAGTTGGAAAAGTTTGGTGTTTTGTAATAGCAGATGGAGTAACAAAGGTAAAAGAAGGCGCTTTAAATAATATCGCACCAACAGTTTTAAAACTGATGGATATAAAAATACCATCTGAAATGGATTCAAGTTTAATATAA
- a CDS encoding Rieske 2Fe-2S domain-containing protein: MDRRNFLKIVGTTGVLIAVSPSSINSTLYASDGSLFITYEKIQLLDAHGKPIKASSLKKETNYVFNYPYVSTPVILLNLDETTKKDVKLKSEDGEEYIWKGGVGSKNTIVAFVAICSHQLAHPTPEDSFLQYCQKDKKTMAYKEGGVMVCSSHLSAFDVKSGCKNLSGPAEQPLASVIIEIDEDDTLWASAVLGPDKFHEYFKAYKPELKKFYGGKRKGKKKVKNSATLLALSDYTKEIVQY, translated from the coding sequence GTGGATAGAAGAAATTTTTTAAAAATAGTAGGTACCACAGGGGTACTTATAGCAGTATCTCCTTCAAGTATTAACTCTACGCTATATGCTAGCGATGGTTCACTTTTTATCACTTATGAAAAAATACAGCTCTTAGATGCCCATGGCAAACCAATTAAAGCTAGTTCACTTAAAAAAGAAACGAATTATGTTTTTAATTATCCTTATGTTTCAACTCCTGTAATTTTATTAAATCTTGATGAAACAACAAAAAAAGATGTAAAGTTAAAAAGTGAAGATGGAGAAGAGTATATTTGGAAGGGTGGAGTTGGTTCAAAAAATACTATCGTTGCTTTTGTGGCAATATGCTCTCATCAATTAGCTCACCCAACACCAGAAGATAGTTTCTTGCAGTATTGTCAAAAAGATAAAAAAACAATGGCTTATAAAGAAGGAGGAGTAATGGTTTGTTCTTCTCATCTTTCGGCATTTGATGTGAAAAGTGGCTGTAAAAATCTTTCAGGACCTGCTGAACAACCGTTAGCTAGTGTAATTATAGAGATAGATGAAGATGATACTCTTTGGGCATCTGCGGTTTTAGGACCAGATAAGTTTCATGAATATTTTAAGGCTTACAAGCCAGAACTAAAAAAATTCTATGGTGGAAAAAGAAAAGGTAAGAAAAAAGTTAAAAATTCAGCAACTCTTTTAGCCTTATCAGATTACACAAAAGAGATAGTTCAATATTAA
- a CDS encoding hydrogenase small subunit yields the protein MRVIIVGGGIAAVYLANNLKKLGSHLEITILSDEKYMPYDRIHLCRLVDGSQITSDISLTLDPMLKVELNQKIIKIDKKAKRVFSHTSMFTYDKLIMATGSLPISLFNNEGISNVAIFRSADDCTLIKDGIKSREVVIVGSGPISLELLETLSKMPNVLKITLLIRAKHLYSKHLSIDAIKIIQDCYLSSGKINISYEDEIVDKVITNGEVTLLKTKKLNIRNPFIIFGIGIKPNIQEFRDELRCNRGILTNRYMQSEDENIYAVGECAEVEKFGFVAGHVKECTSQADCAISHILQREVKKFELEVSIDMLKVGEFDLVEVNSAKFTNEYEKILISSKKDNRIDEYFVNDDKLTRFIGINSNVDIAYIQTLIDSGEKVDINYLYENRLIGERGRLVCSCEHVYVQDLVDIVKQTGITSFGELSDFSEAGRVCGRCKIMVQDIIKESQHLIDPTMPRKTPEDLKREKEIAKVQKRLDKFNTLNPINKLTTKNLEAAMESLDIAKSEVNSWVSMVTANMQLHPNFEQVVDAGVTMLNKIPIIWLELSDCSGNSEAFIKSANPSIEDLIFDYISLDYHELLMSASGEQSETILQDIVKNQKGEYILIVEGAVPLAMDGKFLRIGADAKTGIELLRECAKDAALVLAVGSCALDGGIVAAAPNPTGAVGVAEALKRDDIINLPGCPANPTNIVGTLLSYIMFEELPSLDKFNRPLWAYEGRVHDNCERRGHYELGEFVQEWGDEGAKKGYCLFEMGCKGPYANVNCPTMKFNQGTSWPVQAGHGCMACTEIGFVDKFANERVYKEDDK from the coding sequence ATGAGAGTCATAATTGTTGGTGGTGGCATCGCTGCTGTATATTTAGCAAATAACCTAAAAAAACTTGGTTCGCATCTGGAAATCACTATCTTAAGTGATGAAAAGTATATGCCTTATGACAGGATTCATCTTTGTCGTTTAGTTGATGGCTCACAAATAACTTCGGACATCTCTTTAACTCTTGACCCTATGCTAAAGGTAGAGTTAAATCAAAAAATAATTAAAATAGATAAAAAAGCTAAACGAGTATTTTCTCATACTTCCATGTTTACTTATGACAAACTTATCATGGCAACAGGCTCACTTCCTATCTCATTATTTAACAACGAGGGTATTTCAAATGTAGCCATTTTTAGAAGTGCAGACGATTGTACTCTCATAAAAGATGGCATAAAGAGTAGAGAAGTAGTTATAGTTGGTAGTGGTCCGATTTCTCTTGAGCTTTTAGAAACTCTAAGCAAGATGCCAAATGTCTTAAAAATCACGCTACTCATACGAGCTAAGCATCTATACTCTAAGCATCTAAGCATAGATGCTATAAAAATCATACAAGACTGTTATTTAAGTAGTGGAAAAATCAACATATCTTATGAAGATGAGATAGTTGATAAAGTTATAACAAATGGTGAAGTCACACTTCTTAAAACTAAAAAACTAAATATACGAAACCCTTTTATTATATTTGGCATTGGGATTAAACCAAATATACAAGAGTTTAGAGATGAGCTTAGGTGTAACAGAGGTATCTTAACAAACAGGTATATGCAAAGTGAAGATGAAAATATATATGCTGTTGGTGAATGTGCTGAGGTAGAAAAGTTTGGTTTTGTTGCTGGACATGTTAAAGAGTGTACTTCTCAAGCTGATTGTGCGATTTCACATATTTTACAAAGAGAAGTCAAAAAGTTTGAACTTGAAGTTAGTATAGATATGCTAAAAGTTGGAGAGTTCGATTTAGTTGAAGTGAATTCTGCTAAGTTTACAAATGAGTATGAAAAGATACTGATAAGTTCTAAAAAAGACAATAGAATTGATGAATATTTTGTAAATGATGATAAATTAACAAGGTTTATAGGAATAAACTCAAATGTAGATATTGCATATATACAAACTCTTATAGATAGTGGTGAAAAAGTTGATATTAATTATCTTTATGAAAATAGACTAATTGGTGAGAGAGGAAGACTTGTTTGTAGTTGTGAGCATGTATATGTCCAAGATTTAGTAGATATAGTAAAACAAACAGGAATCACCTCCTTTGGAGAGCTTTCGGACTTTAGTGAGGCTGGACGAGTTTGTGGTAGATGTAAAATAATGGTTCAAGATATTATAAAAGAATCTCAACATTTAATAGACCCAACTATGCCACGAAAAACGCCAGAGGATTTAAAAAGAGAAAAAGAGATAGCTAAAGTTCAAAAACGACTAGATAAATTTAATACTCTAAATCCTATAAATAAACTGACTACAAAAAACTTAGAAGCGGCGATGGAGTCTCTTGATATAGCAAAATCGGAAGTAAATAGTTGGGTTTCAATGGTCACAGCAAATATGCAACTTCATCCAAATTTTGAACAGGTTGTAGATGCTGGAGTGACAATGCTAAATAAGATTCCTATTATTTGGTTAGAGTTAAGTGATTGTAGTGGAAATTCAGAAGCATTTATAAAATCAGCAAATCCAAGTATAGAAGATTTAATCTTTGATTATATTTCACTTGATTATCATGAACTACTTATGAGTGCAAGTGGTGAACAAAGTGAAACAATTTTACAAGATATTGTTAAAAATCAAAAAGGTGAATACATCTTAATAGTTGAAGGTGCCGTTCCCTTAGCAATGGATGGAAAATTTCTAAGAATAGGTGCAGATGCTAAAACAGGAATAGAGCTTTTACGAGAGTGTGCAAAAGATGCCGCTTTAGTTTTAGCTGTTGGAAGTTGTGCTTTAGATGGAGGTATCGTAGCAGCAGCACCAAATCCAACAGGGGCAGTGGGAGTCGCTGAAGCATTAAAAAGAGATGATATTATAAACCTTCCAGGATGTCCTGCAAACCCAACAAATATAGTTGGAACACTATTGTCATATATAATGTTTGAAGAGTTGCCAAGTTTAGATAAATTTAATCGACCTTTATGGGCTTATGAAGGTAGAGTTCATGATAATTGTGAGAGAAGAGGTCATTATGAGTTAGGAGAGTTTGTGCAAGAGTGGGGAGACGAAGGTGCTAAAAAAGGATACTGTCTTTTTGAGATGGGATGTAAAGGTCCTTATGCAAATGTTAATTGTCCAACAATGAAGTTTAACCAAGGTACAAGTTGGCCAGTTCAAGCTGGTCATGGTTGTATGGCATGTACAGAAATTGGCTTTGTGGATAAATTTGCAAATGAGCGAGTCTATAAAGAGGATGATAAATAA